The sequence CGCAGTTCCGCCGTCACTTCCGGGCGCACGCCGAACCAGCGCTCGAAGCCCGGCACCGCCTGGTGCAGCAGCATGCCGAGCCCGTCCACCGTGGCGAGGCCGCGCGCCTTGGCGGCCCGCAGGAGCGGGGTTTCCAGCGGCACATAGACGATATCGGTCACCAGCGCGTCGGGCGACAGCGCGGAAAGGTCGATATCGAGCGGCGGCTGGCCCTTCATGCCGAGCGAGGTAGTGTTGACCAGCAGCCGGCAGCCGATCAGCCGCCCGCCAAGGTCGCGCCATTCCACCGGCAGCACGCGCGGGCCGAACTGGTCGCGCAGCCCCTGGGCCCGCGCCAGCGTGCGGTTGGCCACCACCACGCGGTCGACCCCGCGCTGCAGCAGCCCATAGACAATGGCCCGCGCCGCCCCACCGGCGCCCAGCACCACCGCTTCGCCCAGCGCCCGCGCCCATTCCGGCTCGGCGGCGTCGAGATTGGCGAGGAAACCGTGCACATCGGTGTTGGCGCCGTGGAGCGCGCCATCCTCCAGCCAGATCGTGTTCACCGCGCCGAGCGCCTCCGCCACCGGATCACGCGTCGCGCAGGCGCGGAAGGCGGCTTCCTTATGCGGCACGGTGACATTGCCGCCGACGAGGCCGGAGGTGGCGAAAGCACTGAGAAAGCCGTCGATCTCCGCCGGCGGAACGTCGCGGACGCCGTAGCTGCCGTCGATGCCGTGCTGGGCCAGCCAGTAGCCATGGATCAGCGGCGAGCGCGAATGGCTGACGGGATGGCCGATGATCGCCACATTGCGGGTCACAGCAGAAGTCCTTCGGAGCGCAGAAAGCCGAGCAGCGGCAGCAGCGGCAGCCCCAATATCACCGAATGGTCGCCCTCGACACGCTCGAACAGGTGAATGCCCAGCCCTTCCAGCTGGTAGCCGCCGACGCTGGACAGCACCGCCTCGCCCGCCGCATCGAGATAGGCCTCGATCGCCGCCTCTGTGAGCGGGCGCATCGTGAGATGCGCGCTGTCCACCGTCGCCCACAGCACCGCGCCGTCGCGTGCCACCGCCACGGCCGAATGCAGGCTATGGGTGCGCCCGGCGAGACGGGCGATCTGCGCTCTCGCCGCCGCCCGGTCCGCCGGCTTGTGCAGGGCGTCGTCGCCCAGCGCCAGCGTCTGGTCGGCACCGATGACGTGCCGGCCGGGATGCGCCGCCGCCCCCGCCAGCGCCTTGGCCCGAGCGAGGGTGAGCGCGACAGAGGCGGGATCGGCGCCATCGCGCACCGCCTCGGCCTCGATGGCGCGCTCGTCCACCTCGGCGCTCACCACCTCGAACGGCACGCGGGCGGCCTCCAGCAGCGCCCGGCGTGCGGCGCTCTTCGAGGCGAGCAGCAGCGGCGCCGTCCCGCGCCACAGAGAATTTTCAGGCACGGCGTCAGCCATTCGGGTTCTCGGTCTGCTGGCGCCGGCGCTCCTGCAGCAGGGCGATGATCGCCGCCGCCGTCTCCTCGATGGAACGGCGGGTCACGTCGATCATCGGCCAGCCATGGCGGGCGCAGAGCCGGCGGGAAAAGGCGATCTCCTCCGCCACCGCCTCGCGGTCGGTATAGGTGTCGGCCGCCTGCGCGGCGTTCAGCCCGAGCAGCCGGTTGCGGCGGATTTCCACCACCCGGTCGGCGCTGGCGAGCAGGCCGACCACCAGCGGGCGCTTGAGATCGGCGAGGCCCGGCGGCACCGGCAGGCTCGGAACCAGCGGGATATTGGCGGTCTTGATGCCGCGATTGGCGAGATAGATGCTGGTCGGCGTCTTCGACGAGCGGGAAATGCCGAGCAGCACGACATCGGCGGCTTCCAGCCCGTCCACATGCTGGCCGTCATCATGCATGACGGTGAAGTTCATCGCGTCGATGCGGCGGAAATAATCGCCGTCGAGCTGGTGCTGACCGCCGACGCGCGGCTCCGGCGCGCCGCCGAGATAGGCCTGGAACAGCTGCACGACAGGCGCCAGCACCGAAAGAACGGGCACGCCATGGTCGCGGCAATAGGTCTTCAGCCGGTTGCGCAGTTCCGGATCGGTCAGCGTGTAGAGCACGATGCCGGGAAATTCGTCGATCGCCTGCACGACCTTGTCGAGCTGCTTGTGCGAGCGCACCAGCGGATAAATGTGCTCGATCGGCTTCACGTCATATTGCGCCGCCGCCGCCCGGCCGACGCTGATCAGCGTCTCGCCGGTGGAATCCGAGACGAGATGGAGGTGGTAGTAGCTTTCCGACGGGCGGTTGGCGTCAGTCACGCCGTTCATCCACAGGCCTGTGCATAGAATGGGAACAAGCCATGCCCTTCGCCGGTTCGCAAGGGGAGGGCTGGGGACAGCGGCGGTTTTCCTCCACAGGCGAGACCCTGTGCGCTTAATCAAGGCGCCTGCGGCGAACTGCGTGGATAACCTCGCACGCGGCGCTCAAGCCCTTAAACCGGCTGAAATTTGAATTCGTCCGCGGCCGGCGCGCCCGCGCCAAGGCTGGGGGTCGGTTGTGGGCGGGGAGGAACATCTCTAATCCCCTGCTCACTACACAGACAACCTTCTATTCAAAGTGCTTAAAGAAGTATGAAGAGGCAGGGGACAAGCGGATGGAGAGCGCCGGAATGGACAGCGCCACGGCAGGGGCCAGCGTGACGAACAAGCCGATCCTGCTGCAGGCGCTGGAAGGCCATGTGCCCAGCCGCACGCCGATCTGGATGATGCGCCAGGCCGGGCGCTATCTCGCCGAGTATCGCGAGGTGCGGGCCAAGGCCGGCGATTTCCTCACTTTGTGCTACACGCCCGATTATGCCGTCGAGGTGACGTTGCAGCCGATCCGCCGCTTCGGCTTCGACGCGGCGATCCTGTTCTCCGACATTCTCGTCGTGCCGCACGCGCTCGGCTGTCCGCTGACCTTCGAAGCCGGCGAGGGCCCGCGCCTCGTGCCGGTCACCACTGGCGCCGAACTCGCCGCCCTGCGCGAGACGCTGGACCCGGACAAGATCGACCGCGTGCTGGAAGCGGTCAGCCGCATCCGCGCCGAGCTGCCCGCCAAGACGGCGCTGCTCGGTTTCTGCGGCGCGCCGTGGACCGTGGCGACCTATATGGTTGCCGGGCGCGGCACGCCGGATCAGGCGCCGGCGCGCCTCGCCTCGCTCACCGACCCGGCCTTCTTCACCGCGCTGATCGACCTGCTGGTGGAAACCTCCGCCCGCTATCTCGTTGGCCAGCTGAAAGCCGGCGCCGATGCGGTGCAGATTTTCGACAGCTGGGCCGGGGTGCTCGATCCCGAGAGCTTCCGCCGCTGGTCGATCGATCCCATCCGCCGCATCGTCGCCGCCGTGCGGGCGGAAGTGCCTGGCGCGCGCATCATCGCCTTCCCGAAGGGCGCGACGCTGTCCGGGCTCACTGAGATGGTGCAGGCGACGGGCGTGAACGCGGTCGGTCTCGACTGGACCGCCGACCGCAAGGCGACGCGCTATGCGCTGGGTGGCAAATGCGCGCTGCAGGGCAATCTCGATCCGCTCACCCTCATCGCCGGCGGAGCGGCGCTTGATTCCGCGATTGACGGCATTCTCGC comes from Ancylobacter polymorphus and encodes:
- a CDS encoding Maf family protein yields the protein MADAVPENSLWRGTAPLLLASKSAARRALLEAARVPFEVVSAEVDERAIEAEAVRDGADPASVALTLARAKALAGAAAHPGRHVIGADQTLALGDDALHKPADRAAARAQIARLAGRTHSLHSAVAVARDGAVLWATVDSAHLTMRPLTEAAIEAYLDAAGEAVLSSVGGYQLEGLGIHLFERVEGDHSVILGLPLLPLLGFLRSEGLLL
- a CDS encoding pyruvate, water dikinase regulatory protein, producing MNGVTDANRPSESYYHLHLVSDSTGETLISVGRAAAAQYDVKPIEHIYPLVRSHKQLDKVVQAIDEFPGIVLYTLTDPELRNRLKTYCRDHGVPVLSVLAPVVQLFQAYLGGAPEPRVGGQHQLDGDYFRRIDAMNFTVMHDDGQHVDGLEAADVVLLGISRSSKTPTSIYLANRGIKTANIPLVPSLPVPPGLADLKRPLVVGLLASADRVVEIRRNRLLGLNAAQAADTYTDREAVAEEIAFSRRLCARHGWPMIDVTRRSIEETAAAIIALLQERRRQQTENPNG
- the hemE gene encoding uroporphyrinogen decarboxylase, which translates into the protein MDSATAGASVTNKPILLQALEGHVPSRTPIWMMRQAGRYLAEYREVRAKAGDFLTLCYTPDYAVEVTLQPIRRFGFDAAILFSDILVVPHALGCPLTFEAGEGPRLVPVTTGAELAALRETLDPDKIDRVLEAVSRIRAELPAKTALLGFCGAPWTVATYMVAGRGTPDQAPARLASLTDPAFFTALIDLLVETSARYLVGQLKAGADAVQIFDSWAGVLDPESFRRWSIDPIRRIVAAVRAEVPGARIIAFPKGATLSGLTEMVQATGVNAVGLDWTADRKATRYALGGKCALQGNLDPLTLIAGGAALDSAIDGILADFHGASHVFNLGHGIRPETPIAHVERMIARIRGV
- a CDS encoding shikimate dehydrogenase, whose protein sequence is MTRNVAIIGHPVSHSRSPLIHGYWLAQHGIDGSYGVRDVPPAEIDGFLSAFATSGLVGGNVTVPHKEAAFRACATRDPVAEALGAVNTIWLEDGALHGANTDVHGFLANLDAAEPEWARALGEAVVLGAGGAARAIVYGLLQRGVDRVVVANRTLARAQGLRDQFGPRVLPVEWRDLGGRLIGCRLLVNTTSLGMKGQPPLDIDLSALSPDALVTDIVYVPLETPLLRAAKARGLATVDGLGMLLHQAVPGFERWFGVRPEVTAELRALAIADLKAKGQFA